A window of the Astyanax mexicanus isolate ESR-SI-001 chromosome 22, AstMex3_surface, whole genome shotgun sequence genome harbors these coding sequences:
- the aqp3a gene encoding aquaporin-3a has protein sequence MGKQKIFLDKLSQSLQIRNLLVRQGLAECLGTLILVMFGCGSVAQFTLSGGTHGIFLAVNLAFGFAATLGILVCGQVSGGHLNPAVTFALCLLGREKWRKFPVYFLFQTLGAFLGAGVIFGLYFDALQRKVAETPNNELPIGIFATYPGEHLSTVNGFFDQLIGTAALIVCILAIVDPFNNPIPQGLEAFTVGFTVLVIGLSMGFNSGYAVNPARDLGPRLFTSIAGWGSRVFTNGNYWFLVPIFAPFLGTIVGVIVYQLMVGWHVEGEVRDKKRATEDNVKLNDMNEA, from the exons ATGGGCAAGCAGAAGATTTTCTTGGACAAGTTGTCCCAGTCGTTGCAGATTCGCAACCTGCTGGTGCGGCAAGGACTTGCTGAGTGCTTGGGCACCCTCATCCTGGTG ATGTTTGGCTGTGGTTCAGTGGCCCAGTTCACGCTCAGCGGTGGAACTCACGGCATCTTCCTCGCTGTGAACTTAGCGTTCGGCTTTGCGGCCACCCTCGGAATCCTCGTGTGCGGCCAGGTCTCAG GCGGTCATCTAAACCCAGCGGTTACCTTTGCTCTCTGCCTCCTGGGAAGGGAAAAATGGAGGAAATTCCCAGTGTACTTCCTCTTCCAGACACTTGGTGCCTTTTTGGGTGCTGGGGTCATCTTTGGCTTGTACTTCG ATGCTCTGCAGAGAAAAGTAGCAGAAACACCGAATAATGAATTACCAATTGGGATCTTTGCTACCTACCCTGGCGAACACCTGAGTACTGTCAATGGATTTTTTGACCAG CTGATTGGAACAGCTGCCCTGATCGTTTGTATCCTGGCCATCGTGGACCCATTCAACAACCCAATCCCACAAGGACTTGAGGCGTTTACCGTGGGATTCACTGTTCTTGTCATTGGTTTATCCATGGGCTTCAACTCTGGCTACGCTGTCAACCCAGCCAGGGACCTGGGACCTCGGCTCTTCACTTCCATCGCAGGCTGGGGCTCCAGAGTCTTCAC TAATGGCAATTACTGGTTCCTGGTGCCCATCTTTGCCCCATTCCTGGGGACCATTGTTGGGGTGATCGTGTACCAGCTGATGGTGGGCTGGCATGTGGAGGGTGAGGTACGAGACAAAAAGAGGGCAACAGAGGACAATGTCAAACTGAATGACATGAATGAAGCGTAA